The following are encoded in a window of Kitasatospora fiedleri genomic DNA:
- a CDS encoding helical backbone metal receptor, which translates to MDAARRLTDDEGDDVRLPPGLRRVVSLVPSLTEAVAVSAPGLLVGATDWCTHPAGLDVARIGGTKNPSVEAICALRPDLVIANEEENRAPDLAALRAAGLPVWTTRVRDLDQALASLHRLLVDVLQLPCPDWLVTARQAWSFEPPARTVRAVAPIWRRPWMVLGRDTFAADLLRRLGVDLLPADGPDRPDGPGAPDRYPRLPLAELHALEPELLLLPDEPYRFTATDGPDAFPGLPYALLDGRHLTWYGPSLAQAPTVLAAQLADRRRH; encoded by the coding sequence ATGGACGCGGCGCGGCGGTTGACGGACGACGAGGGCGACGACGTACGGCTGCCGCCCGGGCTCCGGCGGGTGGTCTCCCTCGTCCCCTCGCTCACCGAGGCCGTCGCCGTCAGCGCCCCCGGCCTGCTGGTCGGCGCCACCGACTGGTGCACCCACCCCGCCGGGCTGGACGTCGCCCGGATCGGCGGCACCAAGAACCCCTCGGTGGAGGCGATCTGCGCGCTCCGCCCCGACCTGGTGATCGCCAACGAGGAGGAGAACCGCGCCCCCGACCTGGCCGCGCTGCGCGCCGCCGGACTCCCGGTGTGGACCACCCGCGTCCGCGACCTCGACCAGGCCCTCGCCTCGCTCCACCGGCTGCTCGTGGACGTCCTCCAACTCCCCTGCCCCGACTGGCTGGTGACCGCCCGACAGGCATGGTCCTTCGAGCCGCCCGCCCGCACCGTGCGGGCCGTCGCCCCGATCTGGCGCCGCCCCTGGATGGTCCTCGGCCGGGACACCTTCGCCGCCGACCTGCTCCGCCGCCTCGGCGTCGACCTGCTCCCGGCCGACGGCCCCGATCGCCCCGACGGCCCCGGCGCCCCCGACCGCTACCCGCGCCTCCCGCTCGCCGAACTCCACGCCCTGGAGCCCGAGTTGCTCCTCCTGCCGGACGAGCCCTACCGCTTCACCGCCACCGACGGGCCGGACGCCTTCCCGGGCCTCCCGTACGCCCTCCTCGACGGCCGCCACCTCACCTGGTACGGCCCCTCGCTCGCCCAGGCCCCGACCG
- a CDS encoding MerR family transcriptional regulator, with amino-acid sequence MSGQLRTAQVARAAGVNARTLRSYERRGLLPEPDRSPGGHRRDDGRAVTALRVAKAAQRLGFPLEEAAELLETGRHRHGRPVPGLQERTRCKPAEVERRIADLAAARGVLTAALDAGCDDLTRWARTPGRPVPFTGPAATDDVPR; translated from the coding sequence GTGAGCGGGCAGTTGCGGACCGCGCAGGTCGCCCGGGCGGCCGGGGTGAACGCCCGGACCCTGCGCTCCTACGAGCGCCGCGGCCTGCTGCCGGAGCCCGACCGCTCCCCGGGCGGCCACCGCCGTGACGACGGGCGGGCCGTGACCGCACTGCGGGTCGCCAAGGCCGCCCAGCGCCTCGGCTTCCCCCTGGAGGAGGCCGCCGAGTTGCTGGAGACCGGCCGCCACCGCCACGGCCGTCCCGTTCCCGGGCTCCAGGAGCGCACCCGGTGCAAGCCGGCCGAGGTCGAGCGGAGGATCGCCGACCTGGCCGCCGCCCGCGGAGTCCTCACCGCGGCCCTCGACGCCGGCTGTGACGACCTCACCCGGTGGGCCAGGACCCCGGGCCGCCCCGTTCCCTTCACCGGCCCCGCCGCGACGGACGACGTGCCCCGGTAG
- a CDS encoding TrmB family transcriptional regulator — protein sequence MNALTEGVYRALLAEPDAGVERIATSLRLTEAQVREALDELLELTLLRPAGGAHALRAVSPEVGLTRLLARNQNQLLFRQQQLESARSEIAALSAEYVDRRPDDEQVLRLESLDAVRDRLEELAATATRECLSLMRGGAVRPDSIQAGKHPNQLALERGVVIRSIFQDSFRNDPDTLRYARWLAELGGLTRTVPLLPIRLVIVDRSIALVPIDPSDGRRGALELHGAALIQPLCALFDELWRSGTDFGQPTPVTARTSPGPSAPCWNC from the coding sequence TTGAACGCCCTGACGGAGGGTGTCTACAGGGCCCTGCTGGCCGAGCCGGACGCGGGGGTCGAGCGGATCGCCACGAGCCTGCGCCTGACGGAGGCGCAGGTGCGCGAAGCACTGGACGAGCTGCTGGAACTGACGCTGCTTCGGCCCGCGGGCGGCGCCCACGCGCTACGGGCCGTCAGCCCGGAGGTCGGGCTGACCAGGCTACTCGCCCGCAATCAGAACCAACTGCTGTTCCGACAGCAGCAGTTGGAGAGCGCCCGGTCCGAGATCGCGGCCCTCTCCGCCGAGTACGTCGACCGGCGGCCCGACGACGAGCAGGTCCTGCGGCTGGAATCCCTCGATGCCGTCCGCGACCGCCTGGAGGAACTCGCGGCGACCGCGACCCGGGAATGCCTCTCCCTGATGCGGGGGGGAGCAGTTCGTCCCGATTCCATCCAGGCCGGCAAGCACCCCAATCAGCTGGCGCTGGAACGCGGAGTGGTCATTCGCAGCATCTTCCAGGACAGCTTCCGCAACGACCCCGACACCCTGCGATATGCCCGGTGGCTGGCCGAGTTGGGCGGTCTGACGCGCACCGTGCCGCTGCTGCCGATCCGGCTGGTGATCGTCGACCGCAGCATCGCCCTGGTGCCGATCGACCCCAGCGACGGCCGCCGCGGCGCACTGGAGCTGCACGGGGCGGCGCTGATCCAGCCGCTGTGCGCGCTGTTCGACGAACTCTGGCGCAGCGGAACCGACTTCGGGCAGCCCACCCCCGTGACGGCCAGGACCTCACCGGGTCCGAGCGCGCCCTGCTGGAACTGCTGA
- a CDS encoding chromo domain-containing protein, translating to MRILAKIATAAAVAVPLLVAIPGAANAAATPSGCSSVTQIGSTAYLNVGGQTMASVKQYKGCGKNYSYLYVWEGYRNTHSSWDVCTAIVTGGGHDVQDPRCGHNSVELWSFGAATLAECTQGLGWTGYGPIPYPSDGDIAVKTDVRC from the coding sequence ATGCGCATCCTCGCCAAGATCGCCACCGCCGCGGCCGTCGCCGTGCCGCTGCTCGTCGCCATCCCCGGAGCGGCCAACGCCGCGGCCACCCCGTCCGGTTGTTCCAGCGTCACCCAGATCGGCAGCACCGCCTACCTCAACGTCGGCGGGCAGACGATGGCGTCGGTGAAGCAGTACAAGGGCTGCGGGAAGAACTACTCCTACCTGTACGTGTGGGAGGGCTACCGCAACACCCACAGCAGCTGGGACGTGTGCACGGCCATCGTCACCGGCGGCGGGCACGACGTCCAGGACCCCCGGTGCGGCCACAACTCCGTGGAGCTGTGGTCCTTCGGCGCCGCGACCCTGGCGGAGTGCACCCAGGGCCTGGGCTGGACGGGCTACGGCCCCATCCCCTACCCCAGCGACGGCGACATCGCGGTCAAGACCGACGTCCGCTGCTGA